Proteins from a single region of Streptomyces sp. TN58:
- a CDS encoding acyl-CoA carboxylase subunit epsilon, whose amino-acid sequence MTNASDTLLRVEKGTAAPEELAAITAILLARAAATPEQPAARLPRQAGWRRLERTPGFRAPHSWQG is encoded by the coding sequence ATGACCAACGCCTCTGACACCCTGCTCCGCGTCGAGAAGGGCACCGCAGCACCCGAGGAGCTGGCCGCGATCACCGCGATCCTGCTCGCCCGCGCCGCCGCCACCCCCGAGCAGCCGGCGGCCCGCCTGCCGCGCCAGGCCGGCTGGCGCCGCCTGGAGCGCACCCCGGGCTTCCGCGCCCCGCACAGCTGGCAGGGCTGA
- a CDS encoding GTP-binding protein: MDFASSNGGAAPRSTTSAKIVVAGGFGVGKTTFVGAVSEINPLRTEAVMTSASAGIDDLTHTGDKTTTTVAMDFGRITLDQDLILYLFGTPGQDRFWFMWDDLVRGAIGAVVLVDTRRLADCFPAVDYFENSGLPFVIALNGFDGHQPYTPEEVREALQIGPDAPIITTDARHRADAKSALITLVEHALMARLR; encoded by the coding sequence GTGGACTTCGCAAGCTCTAACGGCGGAGCGGCTCCCCGCTCCACCACCTCCGCGAAGATCGTGGTGGCGGGCGGCTTCGGCGTGGGCAAGACCACGTTCGTCGGAGCCGTGTCCGAGATCAACCCGCTGCGCACCGAAGCCGTCATGACGTCCGCGAGCGCGGGCATCGACGACCTCACCCACACCGGTGACAAGACGACCACCACGGTCGCCATGGACTTCGGCCGCATCACCCTCGACCAGGACCTGATCCTGTACCTGTTCGGTACGCCGGGCCAGGACCGCTTCTGGTTCATGTGGGACGACCTCGTCCGCGGCGCCATCGGTGCCGTCGTGCTCGTCGACACCCGCCGCCTCGCCGACTGCTTCCCCGCCGTCGACTACTTCGAGAACAGCGGCCTGCCGTTCGTCATCGCCCTCAACGGCTTCGACGGGCACCAGCCGTACACGCCGGAGGAGGTCCGCGAGGCCCTGCAGATCGGCCCGGACGCTCCCATCATCACCACGGACGCCCGCCACCGCGCGGACGCCAAGAGCGCGCTCATCACGCTCGTCGAGCACGCCCTCATGGCGCGCCTGCGGTAG
- a CDS encoding DUF742 domain-containing protein, whose amino-acid sequence MTTPGGHPYGGAQQPQGGHDQNRFNFPSAPSRPVPEQNHYQQYGQPQQPQMPAQPPPRAARQPAPKAHNPLVRPYAMTGGRTRPRYQLAIEALVSTTADPARLQGQLPEHQRICRLCQEIKSVAEISALLSIPLGVARILVADLAEAGLVAIHQPGGDESAGGQPDVTLLERVLSGLRKL is encoded by the coding sequence GTGACAACACCCGGAGGACATCCTTATGGCGGCGCGCAGCAGCCGCAGGGTGGGCACGACCAGAACCGCTTCAACTTCCCCTCCGCGCCGAGCCGGCCTGTGCCGGAGCAGAACCACTACCAGCAGTACGGACAGCCCCAGCAGCCCCAGATGCCCGCGCAGCCGCCTCCGCGCGCCGCGCGGCAGCCGGCCCCGAAGGCCCACAACCCGCTGGTGCGCCCGTACGCGATGACCGGCGGCCGTACTCGGCCGCGCTACCAGCTCGCCATCGAGGCGCTGGTCAGTACCACGGCGGATCCCGCGCGTCTGCAAGGGCAGTTGCCCGAGCACCAGCGCATCTGCCGCCTGTGCCAGGAGATCAAATCCGTCGCGGAGATCTCGGCACTTCTCTCCATTCCTCTTGGTGTCGCCCGCATTCTCGTCGCCGACCTGGCGGAGGCGGGCCTTGTCGCCATTCACCAGCCCGGCGGCGACGAGTCTGCCGGTGGCCAGCCAGACGTGACACTGCTCGAAAGGGTGCTCAGTGGACTTCGCAAGCTCTAA
- a CDS encoding roadblock/LC7 domain-containing protein, which translates to MSQAAQNLNWLITNFVDNTPGVSHTVVVSADGLLLAMSDGFPRDRADQLAAVASGLTSLTAGASRIFEGGAVNQTVVEMDRGFLFLMSVSDGSSLAVLAHPECDIGLVGYEMALLVDRAGSVLTPDLRAELQGSLLN; encoded by the coding sequence ATGAGCCAGGCGGCACAGAACCTGAACTGGTTGATCACCAACTTCGTGGACAACACCCCCGGGGTGTCGCACACGGTGGTGGTCTCCGCCGACGGCCTTCTTCTGGCGATGTCCGACGGATTTCCGCGCGACCGCGCCGATCAGCTGGCGGCCGTGGCCTCCGGTCTGACCTCGCTGACCGCCGGTGCCTCCCGCATCTTCGAGGGCGGCGCCGTCAACCAGACCGTGGTCGAGATGGACCGGGGATTCCTGTTCCTGATGTCCGTCTCGGACGGTTCGTCCCTCGCGGTGCTGGCGCACCCGGAGTGCGACATCGGCCTCGTGGGCTACGAGATGGCTCTTCTGGTGGATCGTGCGGGCAGTGTCCTGACCCCGGACCTGCGCGCCGAACTGCAGGGAAGCCTTCTCAACTAG